From a region of the Anomalospiza imberbis isolate Cuckoo-Finch-1a 21T00152 chromosome 3, ASM3175350v1, whole genome shotgun sequence genome:
- the HEY2 gene encoding hairy/enhancer-of-split related with YRPW motif protein 2 produces the protein MKRPCEETTSDSDMDETIDVGSENNYSGQSNCSVIRSNSPTTTSQIMARKKRRGIIEKRRRDRINNSLSELRRLVPTAFEKQGSAKLEKAEILQMTVDHLKMLQATGGKGYFDAHSLAMDFMSIGFRECLTEVARYLTSVEGLDTSDPLRVRLVSHLSTCASQREAAAMTSSMVHHHHHHPLHPHHWAAAFHHLPAALLQPNGLHASDAAPCRLSSDVPPHGSALLTATFAHADAALRVPSAGSIAPCVPPLSTSLLSLSATVHAAAAAATAAAQSFPLSFTGTFPMLPPSAAAAAVAAATAITPPLAVSATASPQQAATGGGTKPYRPWGTEVGAF, from the exons ATGAAGAGACCTTGCGAGGAAACTACCTCAGACAGCGATATGGACGAGACGATAGACGTGGGTAGCGAGAACAACTACTCGGG GCAAAGTAATTGTTCTGTCATTCGATCAAATTCCCCAACAACAACATCTCAGATCAtggccagaaagaaaagaagaggg ATTATAGAGAAAAGGCGCCGTGATCGTATAAATAACAGTTTATCAGAGCTGAGGCGGCTTGTGCCAACTGCTTTTGAAAAACAa GGATCTGCCAAATTAGAAAAAGCGGAAATACTGCAAATGACAGTGGATCATCTGAAGATGCTGCAGGCAACAGGAGGGAAAG GTTATTTTGACGCTCATTCCCTGGCCATGGATTTCATGAGCATCGGCTTCCGGGAGTGCTTGACAGAAGTCGCGAGGTATCTGACTTCGGTGGAAGGTCTCGACACATCCGACCCCCTGCGCGTTAGACTCGTGTCTCACCTGAGCACCTGTGCCTCTCAGAGGGAAGCTGCTGCCATGACCTCCTCCATGgtccaccaccaccaccaccaccccttGCACCCTCACCACTGGGCAGCCGCCTTCCACCACCTCCCGGCCGCTCTGCTGCAGCCGAACGGACTCCACGCCTCCGATGCTGCCCCATGCAGACTCTCCTCGGACGTGCCCCCGCACGGCTCCGCCCTGCTCACGGCCACCTTCGCCCACGCCGATGCCGCTCTCAGAGTCCCCTCCGCTGGCAGCATCGCTCCCTGTGTCCCTCCTCTCTCTACCTCCCTCTTGTCCCTTTCGGCCACTGTTCACGCcgcggcagcagcagccacggCTGCAGCCCAGAGCTTCCCCCTCTCCTTCACCGGCACCTTCCCCATGCTCCCCcccagcgcggccgccgccgccgtcgCTGCGGCCACCGCCATCACCCCTCCGCTGGCCGTGTCAGCCACTGCCAGCCCTCAGCAGGCTGCCACCGGGGGCGGCACGAAACCCTACCGACCCTGGGGGACTGAAGTTGGAGCCTTTTAA